In Dyadobacter sp. NIV53, a single window of DNA contains:
- a CDS encoding arylsulfatase, whose translation MNNLLKSAIVITGLGFSNAYAQNITQQQQPFTGVVGKSYTDSKEVWTNPVKAPAGAPNVVWVLLDDVGFGASSTFGGVIRTPTFDSLANNGLRYTNFHTAAICAPTRAALLTGRNHHSVHEGGFSHVWASYGFPGWDGRIPSDKGTIAEILRESGYNTFVVGKYGLTPDQDATDAGPFDRWPLGKGFDHFFGFLGSQTDQYKPDLVEDNAHITPDGRHLNDQITDKAISFIARQKKAAPDKPFFLYYSPGATHAPHQVAKVWSDQYKGQFDGGWDVFREQVFNQQKKQGIIPANAILPERNPNIKAWSSLSADEKKLYARFMEVYAGYLTYTDHEIGRVVNYLKEIKQLDNTIIMVVIGDNGASKEGAMTGVIARSSAAALVNPISETEQLKLNLSQIDQIGTPEGTNANYPLGWAQAANTPFKYWKQDAHSEGGTRNPLIVFYPKGIKEKGGIRNQYGHVIDLLPTTLEFVGIKAPEVIRGIKQDSIQGTSLLYSFDNAKAISRHTVQYYYIFGSRSIYKDGWKAGFAYKASTTGGTFGTAISVANPEDNQWQLYNLNEDFNERTDLAKKNPKKLEELKALFEEQAKKYNIYPYITWDDIIKKRSALVPAQPKPEGKTE comes from the coding sequence ATGAATAATTTACTCAAATCGGCCATCGTTATCACAGGCCTGGGTTTCTCGAACGCTTATGCCCAGAACATCACCCAACAGCAACAGCCGTTTACCGGTGTGGTTGGTAAAAGTTATACCGACTCTAAAGAAGTCTGGACAAATCCTGTGAAAGCTCCTGCTGGTGCTCCGAATGTTGTTTGGGTATTGCTGGACGACGTTGGTTTTGGTGCAAGCAGTACTTTTGGCGGCGTAATCCGCACACCAACTTTTGACAGTTTGGCCAACAATGGATTGCGGTACACGAATTTTCATACAGCAGCAATTTGTGCTCCAACTCGTGCCGCATTGCTGACCGGACGCAACCACCATTCCGTTCATGAAGGCGGATTTTCCCACGTTTGGGCTTCATACGGTTTTCCGGGATGGGATGGCAGGATTCCTTCTGACAAAGGAACCATCGCCGAAATTTTGCGCGAATCGGGTTACAATACTTTTGTTGTCGGTAAATATGGTTTGACGCCCGATCAGGATGCAACCGATGCCGGACCTTTTGATCGCTGGCCATTGGGCAAAGGTTTCGATCACTTCTTTGGATTTTTAGGTTCCCAAACCGATCAGTACAAACCGGATCTGGTGGAAGACAACGCGCATATTACGCCGGATGGCCGCCATTTGAATGATCAGATTACAGACAAAGCAATCAGCTTTATAGCCAGACAGAAAAAAGCGGCTCCCGACAAACCGTTCTTTTTATACTATTCTCCCGGTGCAACACACGCTCCGCATCAGGTTGCAAAAGTATGGAGCGATCAGTACAAAGGACAATTCGACGGTGGCTGGGATGTGTTCCGTGAACAGGTTTTTAACCAGCAAAAGAAACAAGGCATTATTCCTGCAAATGCTATTTTACCCGAGCGCAATCCAAATATTAAGGCATGGAGCAGCTTGTCCGCCGATGAGAAAAAACTTTACGCACGTTTCATGGAAGTGTATGCGGGTTACCTTACCTATACAGACCATGAAATCGGCCGTGTTGTGAATTATCTGAAAGAAATCAAACAGCTTGATAATACAATTATCATGGTGGTAATCGGTGATAATGGCGCCAGCAAGGAAGGTGCGATGACTGGTGTAATAGCCAGATCTTCCGCAGCTGCGCTTGTAAATCCGATTTCAGAAACCGAGCAGTTAAAACTCAATCTTTCGCAGATCGATCAGATTGGAACGCCGGAAGGTACGAATGCAAACTATCCGCTGGGCTGGGCTCAGGCGGCCAATACTCCATTCAAATATTGGAAACAGGATGCACATTCCGAAGGCGGAACTAGGAATCCGCTTATTGTTTTTTACCCAAAAGGCATCAAAGAAAAAGGTGGAATTCGTAATCAATACGGACATGTAATAGATTTGCTGCCTACGACTTTGGAGTTTGTAGGGATTAAAGCGCCCGAGGTTATCCGGGGAATTAAACAGGATTCGATTCAAGGAACTTCACTGCTATACTCGTTTGATAATGCCAAAGCAATTTCGCGCCATACCGTTCAGTACTATTACATTTTTGGGTCAAGATCAATCTATAAAGATGGTTGGAAAGCTGGTTTTGCATACAAGGCATCAACTACCGGAGGTACTTTTGGCACTGCAATAAGTGTGGCCAATCCGGAGGATAACCAATGGCAGTTGTATAACTTAAACGAGGACTTCAATGAAAGAACTGATCTGGCGAAGAAAAATCCAAAGAAGCTGGAAGAGCTGAAAGCATTGTTTGAAGAGCAAGCGAAGAAGTACAATATTTATCCCTATATAACCTGGGACGATATCATCAAAAAACGTTCTGCGCTGGTACCGGCTCAGCCGAAACCGGAAGGGAAGACGGAGTAG
- a CDS encoding arylsulfatase, whose amino-acid sequence MMKNRSFPIKELALAAIAWLGANQLSYAQYTPVQTYQGKIGKTVKDTEQAWPERKKAAKGSPNVVWILLDDVGFGAVSTFGGLIQTPTLDSLANNGLRYTNFHTTAICAPTRAALLTGRNHHSAHMGLFPENAIGTPGYDAQIPFEKATIAEILKENGYNTFALGKWHITPLADLTPAGPFNRWPTGRGFDHFYGFPSRGSTDQWHTEFWEDTRRVKDQQNGKHFNEVLVDKAIDYISEQKSVDPEKPFFLYVATGAGHAPHQVSKEWIEKYKGKFDSGWDQYREQVLANQIKLGVVPKNTVLPPRNPGIKEWNALSAPEKKLYARFMETYAGFLSYTDHEIGRIVNHLKETGQLENTLIFVSVGDNGASKEGTFVGTVNNFDPAISDEQHLQKNLEEIDLIGTEFSKANYPLGWAAATNVPFRQWKQDANTEGGTRNPLIVFYPKEIKEKGGIRTQYGHVIDILPTTVELVKAQIPQSINGYPQEKIEGTSLAYSINEAKAKDRHTQQYFEVLGSRSIYKDGWKAGTLHVKGQPFEQDKWELYNLNEDFNELKDLAAAKPEKLKELHALFESEAVKYNIYPLKDGVIHTGTSGPTAAVPTAYQNLNQVVLYPGIQTLIDIASPLAGMPNFSLTADVNIAADGAEGVLLSRGGRAGGLSLFVQDKKLQFVYNLGNGTQFTAISKGNIPNGKTQLRVDVSFDDQKKKGQIVLYINGSKDGETTFERSIAGIYSHEGVNVGLDDLSPVADSYKVPFAFTGKINKVVIDYGVKAEANLK is encoded by the coding sequence ATGATGAAAAATCGATCTTTTCCAATAAAAGAACTTGCACTTGCTGCAATAGCCTGGCTCGGGGCAAATCAACTTTCGTATGCACAATACACACCCGTTCAAACCTACCAGGGGAAGATCGGGAAAACGGTTAAAGACACTGAACAAGCGTGGCCTGAAAGGAAAAAGGCAGCCAAGGGTTCACCCAATGTTGTATGGATTTTGCTTGATGACGTCGGTTTTGGCGCAGTAAGTACATTTGGTGGTTTGATACAGACTCCCACTTTGGATAGCCTGGCTAACAATGGGTTGCGTTATACGAATTTCCACACGACGGCCATTTGTGCCCCAACGCGCGCGGCTTTGCTCACAGGAAGAAATCACCATTCGGCACACATGGGGCTTTTTCCGGAAAATGCAATTGGAACGCCGGGTTATGATGCGCAGATCCCTTTTGAAAAAGCAACCATTGCGGAAATCCTGAAAGAAAATGGCTACAACACATTTGCATTAGGAAAGTGGCACATTACGCCGCTGGCGGATCTGACACCGGCGGGGCCGTTCAACCGCTGGCCAACCGGAAGAGGATTCGATCACTTTTACGGTTTTCCGTCACGAGGCAGTACCGATCAATGGCATACGGAATTCTGGGAAGACACGCGTCGCGTAAAAGACCAGCAAAACGGCAAACATTTCAATGAGGTATTGGTCGATAAGGCCATTGATTATATTTCTGAACAGAAATCGGTCGATCCGGAAAAACCTTTCTTTTTATATGTAGCAACCGGAGCGGGTCATGCACCGCATCAGGTTTCAAAGGAATGGATTGAAAAATACAAAGGGAAATTTGACAGTGGATGGGATCAGTACCGTGAGCAGGTTTTAGCCAATCAGATCAAACTTGGTGTTGTACCGAAAAATACGGTTCTGCCACCACGTAACCCCGGAATTAAGGAATGGAATGCACTTTCAGCTCCTGAAAAAAAATTATATGCCCGTTTCATGGAAACCTACGCTGGTTTCCTTAGTTACACCGATCACGAAATCGGCAGGATCGTGAATCACTTAAAAGAAACAGGTCAGCTCGAAAATACGCTCATCTTCGTTTCGGTGGGTGATAACGGAGCCAGTAAAGAAGGCACGTTTGTGGGAACAGTCAATAATTTTGATCCTGCCATATCAGATGAACAGCACTTACAGAAAAACCTGGAAGAAATTGATTTGATAGGTACCGAATTTTCCAAAGCAAATTATCCATTGGGCTGGGCGGCTGCTACCAACGTTCCCTTTCGCCAATGGAAACAGGATGCGAATACAGAAGGTGGTACACGCAATCCACTCATCGTTTTTTACCCCAAAGAAATTAAGGAAAAGGGTGGGATCAGAACGCAGTACGGTCACGTGATTGATATACTGCCTACGACTGTTGAGCTTGTAAAGGCACAGATCCCCCAAAGTATCAATGGTTATCCGCAGGAAAAAATAGAGGGTACAAGTCTGGCTTACAGTATCAACGAAGCCAAAGCGAAAGACCGCCATACACAGCAGTATTTTGAGGTTCTTGGTTCCAGATCTATCTATAAAGATGGCTGGAAAGCAGGAACTCTCCATGTAAAAGGACAACCGTTTGAGCAGGACAAATGGGAGTTGTATAACCTTAACGAAGATTTTAATGAACTTAAAGATCTTGCCGCCGCCAAACCTGAAAAATTGAAAGAACTACACGCGCTTTTTGAAAGTGAAGCAGTGAAATACAACATTTACCCCTTGAAAGATGGCGTTATTCATACCGGTACATCTGGCCCGACTGCGGCTGTTCCGACAGCATACCAAAATTTGAATCAGGTAGTATTATATCCGGGAATACAGACATTGATTGACATTGCTAGTCCGCTTGCCGGAATGCCGAATTTCAGTCTGACGGCGGATGTAAACATTGCGGCTGACGGAGCTGAGGGCGTTTTGTTGTCCAGAGGAGGCAGGGCAGGCGGATTGAGTCTTTTCGTTCAGGATAAGAAGTTACAGTTTGTATACAATCTCGGGAATGGTACTCAGTTTACAGCTATTTCCAAAGGCAATATTCCGAATGGGAAAACACAGTTACGTGTGGATGTAAGCTTTGATGACCAAAAGAAAAAAGGACAGATTGTATTGTATATCAATGGATCCAAAGATGGCGAAACGACGTTTGAGCGAAGCATCGCGGGGATTTACTCACACGAAGGAGTCAATGTCGGGCTGGACGATCTGAGTCCGGTGGCCGATTCTTACAAAGTGCCATTTGCCTTTACGGGAAAGATCAATAAAGTGGTTATTGATTATGGTGTAAAAGCTGAGGCGAATTTGAAATGA